Proteins found in one Zea mays cultivar B73 chromosome 1, Zm-B73-REFERENCE-NAM-5.0, whole genome shotgun sequence genomic segment:
- the LOC542520 gene encoding glutamine synthetase root isozyme 1, which translates to MASLTDLVNLDLSDCTDRIIAEYIWIGGTGIDLRSKARTVKGPITDPSQLPKWNYDGSSTGQAPGEDSEVILYPQAIFKDPFRKGNHILVMCDCYTPQGEPIPTNKRYSAAKVFSHPDVAAEVPWYGIEQEYTLLQKDVSWPLGWPVGGYPGPQGPYYCAAGADKAFGRDVVDAHYKACLYAGINISGINGEVMPGQWEFQVGPSVGISAGDEIWVARYILERITEMAGIVLSLDPKPIKGDWNGAGAHTNYSTKSMREAGGYEVIKAAIDKLGKRHKEHIAAYGEGNERRLTGRHETADINTFKWGVANRGASIRVGRDTEREGKGYFEDRRPASNMDPYVVTGMIAETTILWNGN; encoded by the exons ATGGCCAGCCTCACCGACCTCGTCAACCTCGACCTGAGTGACTGCACCGACAGGATCATCGCCGAGTACATCTG GATTGGAGGAACCGGCATAGACCTCAGGAGCAAAGCGAGG ACGGTGAAAGGCCCCATCACCGACCCGAGCCAGCTGCCGAAATGGAACTACGACGGCTCCAGCACCGGGCAAGCTCCCGGAGAGGACAGCGAAGTCATCCTCTA CCCTCAAGCCATTTTCAAGGACCCGTTCAGGAAGGGTAACCACATCCTT GTGATGTGTGACTGCTACACGCCACAAGGCGAGCCAATCCCCACCAACAAGAGGTACAGCGCCGCCAAGGTTTTCAGCCACCCCGACGTCGCAGCTGAGGTGCCGTG GTACGGTATTGAGCAGGAGTACACCCTCCTTCAGAAGGACGTGAGCTGGCCCCTCGGCTGGCCTGTTGGTGGATACCCTGGTCCCCAG GGACCATACTACTGCGCCGCCGGTGCCGACAAGGCCTTTGGGCGCGACGTGGTTGACGCCCACTACAAGGCCTGCCTCTACGCCGGCATCAACATCAGCGGCATCAACGGCGAAGTCATGCCTGGACAG TGGGAGTTCCAAGTGGGGCCGTCCGTTGGGATCTCTGCCGGCGACGAGATATGGGTCGCCCGCTACATTCTCGAG AGGATCACCgagatggccggaatcgtccTCTCCCTCGACCCGAAGCCGATCAAG GGCGACTGGAACGGCGCCGGCGCCCACACCAACTACAGCACCAAGTCGATGAGGGAGGCCGGGGGATACGAGGTGATCAAGGCGGCGATCGACAAGCTGGGGAAGAGGCACAAGGAGCACATCGCCGCGTACGGCGAGGGCAACGAGCGCCGCCTCACGGGCCGCCACGAGACCGCCGACATCAACACCTTCAAATGG GGCGTGGCGAACCGCGGCGCATCCATCCGCGTCGGCCGCGACACCGAGAGGGAGGGCAAGGGCTACTTCGAGGACCGCAGGCCGGCGTCCAACATGGACCCCTACGTCGTCACCGGCATGATCGCCGAGACCACCATCCTGTGGAATGGAAACTGA